TAAAGGGGTTAAAGAGATTTTAATTTGTTCACTACATTTCACTACATATTTGCAGAAACCCGTATGAAATAAGGATTTTTCATTTTTGAGTGGCGAAGTTGACTTGACGACATAGAAAAAATAAATATAACAAAATTGCCAAAATACTTGATTTTATTAGGGTTTTATGGTTCTATAATATCAAGAATCGTCGATCTTGGGTAATAGGCAATAATTAAAAAATTTTTGTTAGGTTCTTTATTGTGTCTTCGTAGGTATCATACAGTTGTTGTAAATATTTTAAGTTTTTATCTGGATAATAAACATCTCTATTTGTATTGTCTCTTATAAATTCTTCTATATCAATACCACTAAGTTTTTCAGCAATAACTAAACATGTTCCTGTTGCTGCTTCTTCTTTTGTAAGTGGAATCGAAACGGGAAGATTAAAAATTGAAGAAGATATTTTAGCAAATAGGGGATTTTTCCTGAACCCATTTCCACTGCCTATAATTTTCTCTTCCTTATTCCCACCTATATTCTTGTAATAAAAATAAAGTTCAAATATAACTCCTAAATAAAAAGAAAAAATAAAGTTCTCTAATTTAAAGTTCTCTTCACTTAAATTTATTATGAAACCTTTTATTTCAGGAAAAATCCTTGAACCAGAAAAAAATGTCCCCGTTATTATATTATTGCTTTTATTTTTTTCTGCAATTTTATGCATTTTTTTATAAAGAGAGGGCTCCTTTTTATTAAAAATTTTTCCTCCAACTTCCTTTAAAAATTTTTCTAAAATTTTTAATGTCTTTCCTCCTGATAGTCCTGCTCCTACTACAATATACTTATTTTTTATAAAATATCTTGTGTCACAATATTTTATCTCTTTATAATTTCCAATATTTTTTGATATTTGACTTCCAGTTCCTATGTTTAAAACAAGTTTATTTTTCAGGTATCCGGCACATCCTAATATAGATGCCTGATTATCTCCTATACTAACTGCTACCCTACATTTTTCGTTTATACCTAATTCTTTTGCAACCTTTTTGTTTATTGTTCCTAATATCTCTCCTGTTTCTACAACTTCTGGAAATATATATTTTGGTATTTTTAACTTCTCAATTGTATTCCATAGCCACTCTTTCTTTACTATGTCAAAAATTCCACTTGAACCAGCACAGGTTATATCTGTTTTTATCTTTTCTTTTGTAAGGCAAGACGCAATATAATCGCCAAGAAAACATACTTTATTTTCTTTTCTGAATAAATCTGGGTTATTTTCTTTAAGATAAAAAATAGTCGCTCCCATAAATCCAGTAGAAATTGTTGTCCCAGTATTTTCTATATTTTTACAGATATCTTTTATGTATTCAATGTAAGTTTTATTATATTTGAAAGATAAAAGGGTTCTTTTATCCTCCCATGTTATTAAGGGAGTAAGGGGGTTGAAATTTTTATCTACTATTAGACAACCATGCATTTGAGTTGAAATTCCAATTCCTTTTATTTCCTTTTTGTAAGGTATGTTTTTAAAAATATCAAAACATATTCTTTTAATTTTTTCTGGATCTATTTCATAGAATTTGTCTTTTATTTTCAGTGCATTATGAGCATAAGAAGAAGAAAAAATTATTTTATTTTCTTTTTCATTATATAAAACCACTGCTATTTTACTTGTTCCTAAATCAATTCCAAGATACATTTATTTTTCAAGAAGGTTGACTTCGGTTATTTTGTTATCTTTTATTTTTAATGTTTTGATTTCAAATTTACCAAAATTTACCCTGTACTTCTTGCCAAAAATTTCCAAATTTGTTTCTGTTAGTTTCCCAGATGTTTCATAAGCCCTTAATATCAAAAAATTCCCATCTTCTCCTTTTTTTAAAACTTCTACAATTATATTTTCTTTTTCAACTTTAACAAA
Above is a window of bacterium DNA encoding:
- a CDS encoding FGGY family carbohydrate kinase, producing the protein MYLGIDLGTSKIAVVLYNEKENKIIFSSSYAHNALKIKDKFYEIDPEKIKRICFDIFKNIPYKKEIKGIGISTQMHGCLIVDKNFNPLTPLITWEDKRTLLSFKYNKTYIEYIKDICKNIENTGTTISTGFMGATIFYLKENNPDLFRKENKVCFLGDYIASCLTKEKIKTDITCAGSSGIFDIVKKEWLWNTIEKLKIPKYIFPEVVETGEILGTINKKVAKELGINEKCRVAVSIGDNQASILGCAGYLKNKLVLNIGTGSQISKNIGNYKEIKYCDTRYFIKNKYIVVGAGLSGGKTLKILEKFLKEVGGKIFNKKEPSLYKKMHKIAEKNKSNNIITGTFFSGSRIFPEIKGFIINLSEENFKLENFIFSFYLGVIFELYFYYKNIGGNKEEKIIGSGNGFRKNPLFAKISSSIFNLPVSIPLTKEEAATGTCLVIAEKLSGIDIEEFIRDNTNRDVYYPDKNLKYLQQLYDTYEDTIKNLTKIF